A genomic region of Elaeis guineensis isolate ETL-2024a chromosome 9, EG11, whole genome shotgun sequence contains the following coding sequences:
- the LOC105035293 gene encoding uncharacterized protein: MEGGGGMPGGMLPSTMGSAGLLGLEMPLHPHQHPQQQQKQFLHPQQQQHIFPFQPPQSGSDIDHQMRHATSSSYSPYSARGKQQPTLSSEDEQQPGLGDEGDGARRVSSQSPTPSPWQRMKWTDSMVRLLISVVYRVGDDGGGGGGPEGEPQQPHAAASASSVAKGKKGLGTSASATSASALLQKKGKWKSVSRAMMEKGFYVSPQQCEDKFNDLNKRYKRVNDLLGKGTACRVVENQALLDTMDLSPKAKEEARKLLNSKHLFFREMCAYHNATATANLASAPPPQMQPPPPLHADHQQPCFHHPPTAVSVGKRGTTAVEEDGMATHEEDEDDDDDDVNTEEDDDDDDDDEQEDDDDETDYHHKSKRRAHHGDGHHQHQGKLEEAEDEDNKGLVGDLGKAEGAKRARRMFLGGSPPLSLSLSSPSSISTSMQQLKSELMGMAGGGEQQQRQWLKRRVVELEEQRVGYESRALQLERQRFKWLRFSTNKEREMERMKLENDRLRLENERMLLLLRQKEFELLGGGGGGGADNQLQQQQQQLMLQPATNANHKRPTGDHHLNPSGDHISTAA; encoded by the coding sequence ATGGAAGGAGGCGGTGGCATGCCCGGGGGAATGCTGCCGAGCACCATGGGCTCCGCCGGATTGCTCGGCCTGGAGATGCCCCTCCACCCGCATCAACACCCGCAGCAGCAACAGAAGCAGTTCCTCCACCCGCAGCAGCAGCAGCACATCTTCCCGTTCCAGCCCCCCCAGTCCGGCAGCGATATCGACCACCAAATGAGGCACGCCACCTCTTCCTCCTACAGCCCCTACAGCGCCAGGGGGAAGCAGCAGCCTACGCTGAGCTCCGAAGACGAGCAGCAGCCGGGACTCGGGGACGAGGGCGACGGGGCGAGGCGGGTGTCCTCGCAGTCGCCGACGCCTTCTCCGTGGCAGCGGATGAAGTGGACGGACAGCATGGTCCGGCTCCTCATCTCGGTGGTCTACCGCGTGGGGGACGACGGCGGTGGTGGGGGCGGGCCCGAGGGGGAGCCGCAGCAGCCCCACGCGGCCGCCTCTGCCTCCTCTGTGGCCAAGGGCAAGAAGGGGCTGGGGACATCGGCTTCGGCGACCTCGGCTTCGGCTCTGCTGCAGAAGAAGGGGAAGTGGAAGTCGGTGTCGCGGGCGATGATGGAGAAGGGGTTCTACGTGTCGCCGCAGCAGTGCGAGGACAAGTTCAACGACCTGAACAAGCGATACAAGCGGGTGAACGACCTGCTGGGGAAGGGGACGGCGTGCCGGGTGGTGGAGAACCAGGCCCTTCTCGACACCATGGACCTCTCCCCCAAGGCCAAGGAGGAGGCCCGCAAGCTCCTCAATTCCAAGCACCTCTTCTTCCGCGAGATGTGCGCCTACCACAACGCCACCGCCACCGCAAACTTAGCTTCCGCGCCACCTCCGCAGATGCAACCGCCGCCTCCACTGCACGCGGATCACCAGCAGCCCTGCTTCCACCACCCACCGACTGCAGTGTCCGTGGGGAAGCGAGGAACCACGGCTGTGGAGGAGGATGGCATGGCAACTCATGAGGAGGACGAGGACGACGACGACGATGATGTAAACACTGAGGAGGACGACGACGATGATGACGATGACGAACAGGAAGATGACGACGACGAGACGGATTACCACCATAAAAGCAAGCGCCGCGCTCACCACGGCGACGGCCACCACCAGCACCAGGGGAAGCTGGAGGAGGCGGAGGACGAGGACAACAAGGGATTGGTGGGTGACCTAGGCAAGGCAGAAGGGGCAAAGAGGGCTCGTAGGATGTTCTTGGGGGGCTCTCCCCCTCTCTCGCTTTCCCTGTCGTCGCCATCTTCGATCTCTACATCGATGCAGCAGCTGAAGAGCGAGCTGATGGGGATGGCAGGAGGCGGAGAGCAGCAGCAGCGGCAGTGGCTGAAGAGGAGGGTGGTGGAGCTGGAGGAGCAGCGAGTGGggtacgagagccgggctctgcaGCTGGAGCGCCAGCGTTTCAAATGGCTCCGCTTCAGCACCAACAAGGAGCGCGAGATGGAGCGGATGAAGCTCGAAAACGACCGCCTCCGCCTCGAGAACGAGCGGATGCTGCTTCTTCTCCGCCAGAAGGAATTCGAGCTcctcggcggcggcggcggtggtgGGGCCGACAACCAactccagcagcagcagcaacagctaaTGCTTCAACCCGCCACAAATGCCAACCACAAGCGCCCTACCGGGGATCACCACCTCAACCCGTCCGGCGATCATATCTCAACCGCTGCCTGA